The Dyadobacter sandarakinus DNA window TGAAACCTGCTTTTTCACCAGTGATCGTCCGCTTATATCGGTTACTTCCAGTACCGGCATCTTGTTGGATGGCCCCGTGATATTCGTAATGATTTTGCCGTTTGCCACGGGATTTCCCATCAGCGTAACTTCCCATTTGCTTCCACTTTCGGCGAGTAACTTTGCCGGTGCGAGGTACGACATGGTTGTACCCTGATCGATATATACCGTTACATCCGAAGTGCCGATTGCGGGCGTGTATTCGAGCGTACAGGAGTATTGTGGAATACTAACCTCACCCACATTGTCGATGATGCGCAAAATCTGCAAATGCCCATCCACCCGAACTGCATAATCACCATCATCCGACATCATACTGACGGCAAGTTGAGAGTCCCGCTTCTTGGGATTGGCGCGCAGAGACAGTCCTGAAATCACAGTAGCCCATAACAAGGCGGTGATCTGTATAAAATTCCTGCGTCTCAATTTCATGGCTAAACGTGTGACATAACTAACTGATAAGTAATGGCGATACTATTCTTGACAGCAATGATGAGCCGTACCGTACTTCCATATTAGCGTATTCTACTGTAACTGTGGGGGACATCGCCGAGCGGTATACGCCAAACTTCCAATAAGGGCCGATCTTATCTTTATAACCCATCCCGATCCCTTTTACATTGACCAGCTCCTTACCATTCTGCCACCATTGCAGCTCTGCATTATCGGTATGTGTAAACCTTGCACGTATAACAACCTTATGCCAAACTCCCCTCGTGAATGTACCTTTTCCACGCGGGATGTAAGTAGGCGGCCTTTTGATCGGATCCTCACTGCTCGAAGCCGTGTAAGCGGTAATGGTATCTTCACCTTCCAGCCTGAAACCGAGGATAGGGCCTGTGCTGATATCGCCCGGATCTTCGGTAGCATGTACCTGTCCCAGGTAGCACCATTCCACAGGTGAAAGGTTTAATGGTGTTCCCGGAGCTATTTTCATGGCATACGAGATCCAGACATCTTCGTTAAAGGGCAAATCTGCATTTTTCATGTAGAATTCGCATCTTTCTTTCTCCTTCGGGTTATCCGCATCTCCGTCCCACAAGTCACCTGCATTCACCTGAACACGGAACACCGGCGAGCTTTTGTTCACGGCGTATTGGATCGACCACGGCTTGTTGGGAGTCTGGATCTGATATTCCGTACCCATAATCGAAAGGCGCATGCCCGAGTTACCAAGATACTTATATTCCTGTGCAAAAAGGGATTGTACAAGCGAATCTTTGGTGGAAACTGATTCACCGGAATTGTAGAAATTTACAACCTGAACCGGGCTTTCACCCAGCGGAATATCATAGTTCCCGTCTACATTGTTGATCCATGTACCGCCGGTAGCGCGCTGCACGAATATGTCGAGTTTGCTGCTTTCTTCGGGCTTGTTGATCTTGACATTATCCGCACTGCGGGTAGATTGGTTTGAAGTGGTCCTGATGTAGCTGGACATCGATGGCGACCTTTCAAACTGTACGCCCCAAACCAGTACGCCGCTGTTACCGCTTCCATTGTAGGTCGGGTTTCCATTGGCGGGTTCCGGACCGATTTTTGCGGATGTAAATGGTAGCAGGGCCAGGAAAGTAGCCGAACATCTGTACCAACCGTTTCCGGCACTTTCTATGGATGGAGAAAAAATATCATTTCTGTTTCCTACCTCGCCATGTTGTAAGTCAAAGTGCACCGTCACCCCATTGATATTGAAGAACGCCCACTTGTGTTCGGCTGCTTTCAGAAATGCGCTGAACGTGTACTTGTTGCCGATGGCAGTAGGCAATGTAGGGTATGGCATGATGTAATGCTGTACACCCCTGGTCGAGTCTTCCTTGATCTTGTATGCGGTGGACGAGCCATCCGGAGCTTTGCCGGAAGAAACTACCGTAGCGTACTGCTTGCGCCACGAGGAATGCGTAAGGATCTGTGAGTACGGCGTATAGTTGGTGCCCAGCGGCTCAATCAGGGCGCCGATTAACTTAGGTGTTTTACCGGACAGGTCATGGTTAAACCGTAGACCGTTGAAGGCAGTATAGTCGGACAGGGTTGCGCCTTGCTCTATCTGCGCTCCCCAGGCATAGATGTATTTTTCAGCGCTTCCGTCATAGCTCATAGACGTACTGTCATTGAGAATATAAAGGTGCACACCGGATTCTGAGCCCCGGTCTGGCAGGCCTGTCACTTTAAGTCTCCACCAGCCATTTCCGGCGTCAATCGCTTCGTAGCTGATCACGTTTGAGCTTCGGGAGAGGAGCTTGCCGCTGGCAAGGTTAAACCGGATACCCGGATTACCTCCGGTAAAGGAAGCTGCTTTCAGGAAGCTGAACTGCACGCTCGACCGGTTACCGGCTTTTGCATAGATACTGATTGTAACAGGAGTGCCTTTGGTAATGGTTAGTCCGCGTGATATCCGGTGTTCTCCCCTTGATACTGACTCTGTAATCTTATTGCCCGAACTTGAACCATCCGGAACAGCAATATCACCTGGTACGGATGCAGTCACGCCCACACGATTCCATGAATTACCTGTAAAGCTCTGACTGTTTACTATCAGCTCTCTGCCTTTATTAGAAAAATGCAGGTAGCCGTCTGATCCGTAATAGGATGCTTCGCTGTCTCTTGTAACAGATATACTGTCCTCATCTACCGAAGGTTCCTGTCTGAAATCAAAAGATCTAAGTAGGGTAGCCATTTTAAATTAAATTATTGGGGTTATGTGAATATTAGTTACCAGACAAGCATTCGGGCGGAACAAGCGATATACGCTGCTTATTTCGCCACTATTAAAACTCATTGTCCGAACCTGCAATGGGCAAAGCCCTTGCTTTTTTGCGCAGGTCAGGACCAGATTTTAATCCGCAGTTTTCCAGGCTAATAGTTCATTTTACATCGGAGGGCCTGACAATGTCAATTCGACAATTCTAAACTGTTAATTTACGAAAGAAATCGTCAGTGTTGCCAGCGAACTTTCACCTTCATCACTCACAGATACGTTATTTGTCTTTCTTAGGGGCGTTATTCATGGATTTGAAAGTGGCCTTTTCACTACCAATGCCAGCATCGGAGTAAAAAAGTGTCCTGCTTTCAGCAGTGGGGTGATCCGCAGACTCGTACCTCCCCGGCACTTTGTGCATTCTTTCTTAAAGAAGGGCCGCATGGATAATGTAATAATCACGGCCCGTATAGTCAACAACCTTCTCATTATGCCTTCAATACACCTTGATCCATTTTTACAATTTCAAGTGAAATGGATACGGTATAAATTTCAGATTTACACTGAAACCGGGAATTCGTGCTACTGCACAACAACCTGGTAGCCCGGGTCACCCAGGTATGCGATGGTCAAAAAGATACTAAAACGATACCAGCACCAGAGGCGGCGTACTGATCTCTGGCAATCCCGGCTTAGCCCGCTCACCAGCAGGTCAGGGAGCAACCGGAAGCTGCAAAGTGCTGCAACTGGCCGCCGGCTTTTTTCATATTACACTTTATTCCGCAACTGCCGCCGCAGAACTTTTCCTTGTTAACAACTTACTGTGGATATCACCCGCCAATACATTCCGATAGGTAATCTGCTGGCAGGTAGCTGATTATGGAGCCAAAAGTGCAGTAAAAAAGAAACACCCGGTCAGGGTAATTCTTTATATACGTTTTATTTTCATAAAGAGGATGAGTGACCGGCGCGGGTTGCGCCAGTCCCATGCTTATTTAAGCAGCCTCTTATAAAAATCAATCAGCTTTTTACTTTCAAATTCCCACGAGAGCTCCGTAACCACCCGGTTATAGCCATAATTTCCCATCTGCTCACGAACCGCTGCGTTGCTCAGAAGAAAATCCATTTTATCTGCAAAGTCCGGTACCGAAGTAGCGTACAGCGATGCCTCCCGGGCCGAAAACTTTCCTTCTTTGAGATCAAATTGTACAATCGGCTTTTTGAGTGCCATGTACTCCATGATCTTGTTCATGGTAGAAAGATTGTTCATCTTCAATGGCTTATCCGGATTAACGCATATGTCCGTGGTATTCAGAATATCTACCATCAGCTCATCGGATACCCTGCCGTAAAAGTCAACGTAGTCGCCCAATCCTTTTTCAATGGAAAGTGCTTTCAGACTTTCTACGCTCGTGCCTCCGCCTACGATGGCCAGCTGCACATCCTTGCGCCGGTCCACCAGCAGGCGAAATGCTTCAAGAAGCAGATCGATCCCTTCCTGCTCGCCGATCACCCCGAGATAGCCTACCAGGTAGTTCCGGCCCTTTTTATAGGTCTGGTTACCGGCAGTAATGCGCAGCCTGTCGAGCTTGGGGCCGCTTCTGATCACGGTTACTTTATCCGGCGACATGCCGCCTCTTTCCACTGCTATACTTTTGTAAGACTCGTTGGTGGCGATACTCGCATTGGCCGTTCTGAAAGTAAGTTTTTCAAACAATACCATCAGCTTGTAAAATGCATCCTGCTTTTCAAACTTCGCTTCATAGAGCTCCGGATTGATGTCGTGATGGTCGAACACATACTTGACACCAAACAATTTGAATGGGAGCGCAACAAGGAAGATCAGATCGGGCGGATTACAACCCTGTATAACGTGGAAGCGCTTTTTGAAGAAGATCCTGAGTGCCAGCGTAAACTCCCAGAACAAAGCCGCGCTGTATTCGAGCAGGTAGCCCAGGGCACCGCTCGCCTCGACGGGGAGCGGGTGCCTGTAAATTTCTATACCATCAATGGTTTCCCGGCTCTTGGTATAGCCCTTCATTTTTGGACAAATTATAGAAACTTTTGCCCCATTCTCCTTCAATGTATTCGCCTCCTGCCATACTCGCCTGTCGAACGGAACCGGCAGGTTTTCAACGACGATGAGTATATGCTTGCCAAGAAGGTTATTCTCCATTACATTATACGTTGAGTACAATTCCTTACTACCAGTTGATACCAAAATATTGATTATTTTCTTTTACACCCTCCGGCAGACGCACAAGATCCACGATGGTTTTGCCTGAAACGGTGTCGCATTTTTCTACGAATTGTTGCTCTTTGTTACAAACCACGAGCACATCACTCTTCTCTACCACGTAGTCAAGATTGTCTACCAGCAGCTTGGAAAGGTGAGGAATCCGGCTCTCGATGTAGTCTTTGTTTTTACCGGTCAGCTTCGCAATCTGGATGTTTGAATCGTAAATAGAGATATCAAAACCTTTTCCGACAAGTGTTTCAACCAGCTCTACCGACGGACTGTTACGAAGGTCGTCTGTTCCTGCCTTGAAGCTCAATCCAAGGATACCGATGCGCTTGCCGAAGAAGCGGCTCAGAAGGCTTACTGCGCGCTGGATCTGGATCGTGTTTGTTTCGTCAATGCTGTCAATCAGCGGGACTTTCACATACAGGTCATGAGCCAGGGTCTGCAAGCCTTTCAGGTCTTTCGGGAGGCATGAGCCGCCATATGCAAAGCCGGGTTTGAAGTAATACGGAGAAATGTTAAGCTGCTTATCCTTGCAGAAAATCTCCATTACTTTATGCGAATCAATACCCAGCGCGCTTGAAATGTTACCTACTTCATTGGCGAAAGAAATTTTCAGCGCATGGAAAGTATTATTTACATACTTCATGATTTCCGCTGTTTTGGTATCGGTAATGATCACCTCTGCGGGGAGCTGCTGGTAGAGGCTGGCCATCAGGGATGTTGCCTGCTCATTTTCGCCACCGATCAGCGTCAGCGGGGGGTTGTAGTAATCCTGAACCGCAGTACCTTCTCGGAGAAATTCAGGGTTATCAACGACTGCAAAGTCAACATTGGCTTTTTTACCCGAAGCATCTTCAATAATGTGCGCAAACTTTTCGCAAGTTCCCGGCAGTACGGTAGAGCGCAGCGCAACCACATGGAATGCATCTTTTTCTTTCAGAACTTCACCGATATTTCTGGCGACATTGAAAATGTAGTCCAGGTTCAGGTGTCCTTTTGAGCTGGAAGGTGTTCCTACTGCTACAATAGACAATTCAGTCTGAACAACCGCTGCCTTGAAGTCGGTAGTGGCACTGATGCGGCCGGCTTCGTGCTGGTCTGCAATAATTTGATCTATATCCTTTTCAACGATGGTTGCCTGTCCATTGTTAATCTGGTTTACTTTATCCTGGCTCACGTCAACTCCTACGACGGTGTGGCCGTTCTTTGCCAAACATCCAAGGCTCACACAGCCTACATAGCCTAAACCAAAAATACTTATGTTCATAAACGGGTGTATTTAATTTTCTGAATAAATTAAGTTGAGTTACTGTATTAAGCCAGATAATGATTCTTCATAAATCTGGTAGAATTGATTTTCTGCAATTTTCATATCAAACTCTTCGGCAAAGCGCTTCCACCGCAGCTTGTTTTCTTCACCGAGTAGTCCGGGATTTTTATAATATTTTTCAAATGCCTGCGCAAGTCCGGGAATATCGTCTACTACATTCTCGGGATCTATTTTGTTAATCAATTCCGTAATGCCGCCACCGTCCCGGAATACCAGCACGGGTTTTCCCTGATGGAGGCATTCAATGGCAACAAGCCCGAATGATTCTGTTGTGGATGGGAAAACACAAACATTCATCACAGACTGGTAGTAGGTAACATTGGTGGTAAAACCCGTGAAAGTTACTTTGTCTTCAATCCCGAGACTTTTCACCAGTTCTACCAGATTAGCCATTTCATTACCATCTCCCACCAGCAGCAGGTGCGCATTGTCTTTTCCTTTCTGGAAAATGTGAAATGCTTTTACCAGCAGATCAATGCGTTTCCAGTTGATAAAGCGGGAGCTGGTACCGATAATGAATTTACTCCGGTCAATTTCAATGACAGGCTCGCTGGTAGCCGTAACCGAATCCTGATTTTCAAAAGTCACTCCGTTGTATACTACCTTACTTCTTGTATTAAGAATTCCGCGTTCGTTCCAGAATTTCTTGGTATAGTTGGAATTAAAGGTGACGAAATCAGCGTCTTTATTCAGGAAGTTTCTAAGCATTAAATGCCTGAAATAATCCGTCTTCTTTTTGGCTCTTCCAAATCCGTCAACGCTGTGCTGTGTGAAAACAATTTTTGATTTCAGCCTCGAAGCAAATAATTCGCGGGTAGGAATATAGGTATGGAAATGAAGTATATCGAAGCGCGATGCAATTTTGGCAAACCGCATATACTTCCTGATATCCGGATCAAATGCTTTGATATTAAAGAAATAACACTGTATGCCCATGGACAAAAACTTCTCCTTAAAATTACCCTCGGGGCGTGAGAAGAGAAGTGCTATTTCCAGATTCGGGTTGCTTTGCTGTACCCTTGCCAGATAATAAACGAAAGACTCAATTCCACCGATAGATGGGCTGTTGAGGACATGTAGTACGCGTATCTTCATAGATTTTGTTAGTACCTCGACTATCGATCGTAATTAAAATGGCATCGGTGCCGGTACCCGTGCGGCAACATTTGATTTGGGCTTGTTATTGGCTTTGTACCGGAGCAGGTTGTATTGCGTCAGACACAGGATTGTGATCGCGCTGATTACGGTTGTATTTACAGCCAGCGAGTTGTTGGACGACGCTGCGAGTAAAAAGCACCCGACAACAACAAGCCGGTCGTATTTTTTCAGCGGGAATGCCAGCCGGGCAATCTGGAATGTAAAAAGAATAAAGGAAATTCCAAGGTAAGCGGCAAAAATGACTCCGTACTTGAAAATCCAGATAATCCAGAAGTTTTCGATAATCTCGATTCCCCTGATGTACATCAGGTAATCAATCAGTTCCTGCTTGGTACCCCAAATAATGTCTTCCAGTGATATGGACAGGAACATGCTGTACACATTGAATCTTACACCGGAACTGTTGTCATTGAAGCTACCTGCCGATACAATCCTGGCGCCCAGCGGGGTGTAAAGTACGATGTAAAATACACTCACAAACAGGAT harbors:
- a CDS encoding T9SS type A sorting domain-containing protein; the encoded protein is MKLRRRNFIQITALLWATVISGLSLRANPKKRDSQLAVSMMSDDGDYAVRVDGHLQILRIIDNVGEVSIPQYSCTLEYTPAIGTSDVTVYIDQGTTMSYLAPAKLLAESGSKWEVTLMGNPVANGKIITNITGPSNKMPVLEVTDISGRSLVKKQVSKTKFSQDFELDIQRYAKGTLLFTVSCDDFSETMKVFHDF
- a CDS encoding phage head spike fiber domain-containing protein, with product MATLLRSFDFRQEPSVDEDSISVTRDSEASYYGSDGYLHFSNKGRELIVNSQSFTGNSWNRVGVTASVPGDIAVPDGSSSGNKITESVSRGEHRISRGLTITKGTPVTISIYAKAGNRSSVQFSFLKAASFTGGNPGIRFNLASGKLLSRSSNVISYEAIDAGNGWWRLKVTGLPDRGSESGVHLYILNDSTSMSYDGSAEKYIYAWGAQIEQGATLSDYTAFNGLRFNHDLSGKTPKLIGALIEPLGTNYTPYSQILTHSSWRKQYATVVSSGKAPDGSSTAYKIKEDSTRGVQHYIMPYPTLPTAIGNKYTFSAFLKAAEHKWAFFNINGVTVHFDLQHGEVGNRNDIFSPSIESAGNGWYRCSATFLALLPFTSAKIGPEPANGNPTYNGSGNSGVLVWGVQFERSPSMSSYIRTTSNQSTRSADNVKINKPEESSKLDIFVQRATGGTWINNVDGNYDIPLGESPVQVVNFYNSGESVSTKDSLVQSLFAQEYKYLGNSGMRLSIMGTEYQIQTPNKPWSIQYAVNKSSPVFRVQVNAGDLWDGDADNPKEKERCEFYMKNADLPFNEDVWISYAMKIAPGTPLNLSPVEWCYLGQVHATEDPGDISTGPILGFRLEGEDTITAYTASSSEDPIKRPPTYIPRGKGTFTRGVWHKVVIRARFTHTDNAELQWWQNGKELVNVKGIGMGYKDKIGPYWKFGVYRSAMSPTVTVEYANMEVRYGSSLLSRIVSPLLIS
- a CDS encoding glycosyltransferase family 4 protein, with the translated sequence MKIRVLHVLNSPSIGGIESFVYYLARVQQSNPNLEIALLFSRPEGNFKEKFLSMGIQCYFFNIKAFDPDIRKYMRFAKIASRFDILHFHTYIPTRELFASRLKSKIVFTQHSVDGFGRAKKKTDYFRHLMLRNFLNKDADFVTFNSNYTKKFWNERGILNTRSKVVYNGVTFENQDSVTATSEPVIEIDRSKFIIGTSSRFINWKRIDLLVKAFHIFQKGKDNAHLLLVGDGNEMANLVELVKSLGIEDKVTFTGFTTNVTYYQSVMNVCVFPSTTESFGLVAIECLHQGKPVLVFRDGGGITELINKIDPENVVDDIPGLAQAFEKYYKNPGLLGEENKLRWKRFAEEFDMKIAENQFYQIYEESLSGLIQ
- a CDS encoding glycosyltransferase family 4 protein, which encodes MENNLLGKHILIVVENLPVPFDRRVWQEANTLKENGAKVSIICPKMKGYTKSRETIDGIEIYRHPLPVEASGALGYLLEYSAALFWEFTLALRIFFKKRFHVIQGCNPPDLIFLVALPFKLFGVKYVFDHHDINPELYEAKFEKQDAFYKLMVLFEKLTFRTANASIATNESYKSIAVERGGMSPDKVTVIRSGPKLDRLRITAGNQTYKKGRNYLVGYLGVIGEQEGIDLLLEAFRLLVDRRKDVQLAIVGGGTSVESLKALSIEKGLGDYVDFYGRVSDELMVDILNTTDICVNPDKPLKMNNLSTMNKIMEYMALKKPIVQFDLKEGKFSAREASLYATSVPDFADKMDFLLSNAAVREQMGNYGYNRVVTELSWEFESKKLIDFYKRLLK
- a CDS encoding nucleotide sugar dehydrogenase, with amino-acid sequence MNISIFGLGYVGCVSLGCLAKNGHTVVGVDVSQDKVNQINNGQATIVEKDIDQIIADQHEAGRISATTDFKAAVVQTELSIVAVGTPSSSKGHLNLDYIFNVARNIGEVLKEKDAFHVVALRSTVLPGTCEKFAHIIEDASGKKANVDFAVVDNPEFLREGTAVQDYYNPPLTLIGGENEQATSLMASLYQQLPAEVIITDTKTAEIMKYVNNTFHALKISFANEVGNISSALGIDSHKVMEIFCKDKQLNISPYYFKPGFAYGGSCLPKDLKGLQTLAHDLYVKVPLIDSIDETNTIQIQRAVSLLSRFFGKRIGILGLSFKAGTDDLRNSPSVELVETLVGKGFDISIYDSNIQIAKLTGKNKDYIESRIPHLSKLLVDNLDYVVEKSDVLVVCNKEQQFVEKCDTVSGKTIVDLVRLPEGVKENNQYFGINW